The Capricornis sumatraensis isolate serow.1 chromosome 20, serow.2, whole genome shotgun sequence genome contains the following window.
aaaaataaaaaaaataaaaaaataaaacaccaaacCTTAGTGATTGATTCTGACACAGAAAGTGAAAACGAGACTCACAGTGCTGGAGAAATTTACAGGTGTGTCAGGTGTAACTATTGAACGTAATAACCTGCAAAGTCTTATGAAATAACAGAATTAGTTTCTGACCtgccaaaataaaaatcactgggTTCCTTTGTCCGTAGGTTttcccaaccaagaatactggagtgggttgccatttcctcctccaggggatcttcccaacccagggattgaaccctggtctccttcattggcaggcggattccttactatcagagacaccagggaaggcTCCTGGGATTCCCTAAGCAGTGAACAattaaaatatcttcattttcatAAGAAATCCCTTTCAACCACACCCGATTTTGTGTAAAAAAGTGCCTTTCGGAAAGCACCTAAGGATATgagctggttgccaggggaaccaaccAAGTAATTGATGGGTTAGAATActcagccctgccccacccctaccTGACCTCTGGTGTAGGCAGAGAGGTGGGAGGTTGAATCCatcaccaatggccaatgatGAAATAATCAGTGTCGCCTAGGAAATGAAGTCCTGTACTCTTCCAGTTCTCCCCTCTGGCTGTTCCTGACACATGCTTTCATAAGCCAGTAATCTAGTAAGCAAGCTGGCTCCCTGAGTTCCGTCTGCCACTCTAACAAATGAATTGAACACAGGAACTGCAACCCAATAACTTCCGATTTATTGCTGctcagtcagaagcacaggtgacaacctggacttcTGATGGGCTCTGAAGTGGGAGGGACTTGTAGGACTGAGCTGTTAACCCAGAGCCCCAAACCGCAGGATCTGACCTTAGTGCCAGGTAGAGAGTGTCAGAATTGAGGTGACTTATGGGATGCCCAGCTGGTGTCTCAGACTCGCTCAGTGGTCTAAGGAGGAAACCCACAGGTTGGAACTGGGAACAGAACCATGTGGCCCTTCTGGCTTTAGAGACTAGATCGCTGTCCCTGGAAGACAGCTGCTCATCTGCTTGTTCACTCAGCTCCATCTACAAGAATTTGGGACAGAGGACAGGTCCTgcagggggctccccaggtggctcagtggtaaagaatctgcctgcaatgcaggagacccaggagatgtcggttcaatccctgggtcggggaaaacccctggaggaaggcatggcaatccactctcgTGTTGTTGCCTGgatagtcccatggacagagaagcctggggggctgcagtccttagggtcacaaagagctggacatgaccgagaACACGCACGTGGGTCCTGCAGTGGCGAAGTGGAATGCTACCACCTCCCGTTCCTGTGCGTCAGGAAAACACGAGCTTCTGCCCTTCTCTTAGCAGGGACCCAAAATGAGTGGCGGGGAAACAGGGAGAGACAGAAACCTTGCCAACAActcactctcttctctttcaggCTTGTACGACAAACCCTTTCTCTCCACCAATGGGGGCCACGTGGCAATGCCAGGGGAGAATATTTCCTTCCAGTGCAGTTCAGCACACATGTCGTTCGACAGATTTTCACTGAGCAGGCCGGGAGGGCCCACCCTGTCACGGCACCAAGATGCGAGACTCCAGGTGGACTTCACTCTGGGTCCTGTGAACCTCAGCTTCTCAGGAGTCTACACGTGCTACGGCTGGCACAGCGGCCGCCCCTACATATGGTCAGCCCCCAGCAATGCCCTGGAGCTGGTGGTCACAGGTAAGggcaccacccccccacccctgccgctGCCAGAGACTTCCATCCTCCTCCTTGGGGCTCTAGTGGGCTGTCCAGGGCCTTGGCATCAGGCAGGAGAACAGAGAGGCACCAAGAAAGAACGGGGCAGGAGAGATTTGTGGCTCAGAGGACCATGGAGAGAAAGGCCTTCTCACCCACATGACATGTGACTTTCACAGCATGTCCCCGAGCTCTCCAGTGTCCTTAAAGACACATGGCCTGTTAAGAAAGGAGAGGCCCGTGTTCAGAATCATCTTTAGGGGTGTCGTTGAGTCAGCAGATACCAGACACAACCTTTGATGAACTCACTTTCTTTCATCACATGCTTAGTCGTAATGGGGAATCCTGACATTAACCTGTAATATAGGAGCCACTCAGAGAGGTTGATTGGTAACTCACCACTCAGGAAGACTCTAAAAAACTCTATCAAGAGCTTCATTTAGGGAAACTCACTGGTGCTCCAGGAATTAAGACTTGGGGCTTCGGGACCTCCCTGGtagtctggtggctaagactctgagatcccaatgcaggggacctgggttcgattcctgatcagggaactagctcccacatgctgcaactgaagatctcacatgctacaactacagacccagtacagccaaataaataagcaaatatttaagaaaaagggGGGACAatcccctgctggctcagtggtaaagaatctgcctggcaatgcaggagacatgggtttcatccctgatgtgggaagatcccacatgcctcaaagcaACAAACAGCCTGTGCCAggattactgagcctgtgctccacaatgagagaagccactgtaatgagaagcctgagaaccatagctagagagtagcccccactcaccccaaCGAGAAAAAGCCtaagcagcaaggaagacccaacatagccaaaaatcaatcaataaataaaattgcatatatatacaaaGACTCAAGGCTTTCATTACTGtggacctgggtttcatcccaggttggggaactaagatcccataagccacaatGAGGTGtaacaaaaaatttcaaaaagagcTTCATTTTTATACTGTTTGCATGCATCACTCTGCCCAGAGGGAGCAAACGTGAGTTACAGCAGAGGAAAGCGACTGCTAGTGACTGAGTGGGATCACCACTTGTGTCTCTCACGTTTGTCTTGTCCAGTCACTCTACAAGCTAAGTGAATGCAGTGGTCACGGCCTCATAAGCTCCTGTGGCCAAGTGGTCTTTTCAATTCATGACACAGGGTCAACTGGGCACCTGTGGAGGAGGCTGAATTTATTAGTATTTTCCTTTAATGTAGACAGTCACtctatcttgttttattttattttatttttcctggagaaatgctaaatgctttatttttctttttttttttaatataaatttgtttatttaaattggaggctaattactttacaatattgtattggttttgccacacatcaacatgaacccaccacgggtgtacacttGTTTTAGAAATCACCTCCTATCCCCATGTCAGGATGATCTTTTCTAACATTATCTTCCCAGACTTGAAACATTTTGCACTTTGCAATTAGGAATTCATGTTGAattccaggaattccctggtagctcagttggtaaagaatccacctgcatatgttggtgtatggcaaaaccaatacaatattgtaaagtaattagcctccaatttaaataaataaatttatattaaaaagaagaaaaagaatccacctgcaatgcaggagactccagtttgattcctgggtcaagaagatcccctggagaagggataggctacccactccagtattcttgggcttccctggtggctcaaatggtaaagaatccacttggaaCTGATTTCTGTTTTAACAGAAGGGAGTTACTAGGATTTCTGGGCATTGTAATTTCACAATATTTTATTACATCCTTGGGCCCATGAGGTCCATAAAACAAatggataaattttttaaaggtacaatGAATAGAAATAACTAATGAAAGGTCACACACCAATGAACCAAGGTCACTTAGCTTCCCTaagttttttgtgttttgataACACCACATGGCATTCagagatcctagttccctgaccaggattgaacccatgtctgccgCAGTGGAAGTGCTCAGTCATAATTTCTGGACTGCCAAGAAAGTCTCATATTTTCCCTAGGTTTgtctaaacttttttttcctacttgcTTCCCAGATACCAATCATTGTATGAAAAACGAACACACACTGTTCTGTGGGGTGAGACGATGTAGAGGAGAGAGTTTGGGGCTCTGGATCTATGAAGGTGTTTCAAGGATATGGTTAGATATTCAGTGAAACTGCCGTGTGGGGAGGGGATGACCAGCAAACAGAATAGCCTCATAACTACCTCCTCCCCCATTTATAAGATGCCTCTGGGGACCACAGCTTTGGACTCAGGTTTAAGGTGAAGTATAGAGACTCACACACAGTGGTAACCAGCTTAGCAGTGCCGTGTGGTGCCtgcatgcttagtcgtgtctgactcttgtcggacaccccatgaactatagcccacaaggctcctctgttcatggggttttccaggcaagaatactagagtgggttgccatttccttctccagggatcttcctgacccagggatcaaacccgcatctcctgtgtctcctgcactgcaggtggattttttacccactgagcctttGGGAAGCCCGAGATAAAGTATGGCGCTCACGAATGTACGCATTGCCTGAGGAGGGGGTCCCAGTGAACCCACAAACTAGGGAAATGGGCTCTTGGTCGGGAGGGAATGAACGTGACCAATGATCATTCATTTCCTTGTAATGACATCTCTAGATACTGCTAGCCAAGATCACACGACAGAGAACTGGGTTCGGATGGGCGTGGCGGGGCTGGTCCTCCTAGCCCTCTTGGCCATCCTGGCTGAAAATCGGCTGGGCCCTCAGCTTCCACACCAGGAAGACCAGCAAGATCTGCCTGACCTGAGCTGGAGTTGGCAGAAAAGTCAGACAGAATGGACCTTTGGACTAACTCCTAAGAACCACCAGGGAGACTCCTGGAGCTGAAGCTTCTTAGAAGAGCCACTATCTGCGGAGTCCTATGCAGCTGCTTGGAGAGCACAAGGGAGATGAAGACGCTTGGATCCCCTTTCAAACCAATCAAATGGTACTTTCTTGTATGCATCTGATATATTAGCATTCCACCTTTCTAGACATAGTTGAGAACATTCTCAGTATTATCTCGGCTGAACTCATTTCCTGTGATAAAAAATAACGAAAAGCATTCTCAGTTCTCCTTGCTGTTTTTCAACCTCCCTCTATAGACTTTTgagtttcccaagtggctcagtgggtaaagaatccacctgccaattcaggagacgcaggttccacccctgggccaggaagatctcctggaggaaggcatggaaacccactccaggatttttgcctgggaagtcccaaggacagaggaacctggagggctgcagtctgtggggtcgcaaaaactcagacatgacttggcacacacacgcacacactgtaACTGTATGAATTTGAATTTAATCAATTCTAATTCAGTCAATCATGTGATAACCAATTATATCACATGAGCAAACAAAGGCTCAGAAATCATATAATTTGAATAACGATAAAGTGTGTGGATACAGAGTTTCtgcttgggaagatgaaaaagtcctGGAGATAGATGGTCATGTTGGTTGCATGATGATATGAATGTCCAGAATGCCCctgaaatgtacacttaaaaatggttaaaatgaaacTCGATGCTCATTAAATAGCAACTCTCCATTGgcggtatagagtttcagttttacaagatgagaAAGTTCTATAAATTTGCTTCACAACAATGGAAATGTACTTCACACAACTGAACCGTACACCTAAAAATGGTTAAGACATTATgtatcatgtatgtatgtgtggggCAGTTACCATAATaatgaaaaaacttttaaaaaatggttaaaatggtacattttgGGTCATGTATGtcttaccacaattttttaaaagttctttgtgGTCTATAGAAACTGAAAGTAGGTTAGTGGTTTCCCAATGCTGGGAGAGAGACAGGGTATTGTACAGTGAGTGATAATGGGTAAtagggttttttttggggggtgggggtttaAAAAGTTCTGAAATTAGATTGTGGTGATAGTTGAGTGACTGTGGAGATATAATAAAAAAACATAGAATTATACATTTTAGGTGGTAAATTGTAgagtatgtcaattatatctcaatacagTTGGGATTTTTTAAGGATTGAGAAGGATTAGAGGGGTCCTAAGTTGGCAGAGggataggacggggagaccactttctcctccacaaaTTCATTGAGAGAACATTTGAATGTTGAGCAAGTTCCACAAagcaacttctgaacactggcagaggacataaggcacccagaaaggcagcccattgtcttcgaaaggaggtaggactaaatataaaagacagagagACAAAAGGGTTAGGGACAGAGACcgatcctgggaagggagtctcaaaagaggagaagtttccaaacagcaggaaaccctctcactggtgggtctgtggggagttttggaatctcagagggcaacataaccagtagaaaaaaaaaataaacaaataaaacccacagattatgtgcctaatggcaactcccagagtctgccaccagcaagcggggcctggacagggaggcacgggctgcattgcttagggtaaggaccaagCCTGAATGCCcagagggcaatctgagggagctaatgtgagatagcaaccca
Protein-coding sequences here:
- the FCAR gene encoding immunoglobulin alpha Fc receptor, with the protein product MAPRDITLFCLVLCLGQKIQAQDGNFPIPIISATPSPVIPWNGSVKILCQGTLESYLYQLEILENLTYKQVEKQLGFQEVAEFVINPMDTNTAGHYQCRYRRGRHWSAPSEALELVVTGLYDKPFLSTNGGHVAMPGENISFQCSSAHMSFDRFSLSRPGGPTLSRHQDARLQVDFTLGPVNLSFSGVYTCYGWHSGRPYIWSAPSNALELVVTDTASQDHTTENWVRMGVAGLVLLALLAILAENRLGPQLPHQEDQQDLPDLSWSWQKSQTEWTFGLTPKNHQGDSWS